The Musa acuminata AAA Group cultivar baxijiao chromosome BXJ2-5, Cavendish_Baxijiao_AAA, whole genome shotgun sequence genomic interval tataaataaataaataaaataaaataatatcatatttaaGATATAATTGATTAAATATGTGATATAGTATGgatatttgttattatttttttattcactagacattttaatccTTATGCATCATAGCTTATTCATCTAGGTATCACATAATTttatggataaatatttttatctttttaaataTGTTATAATTGATATGAACGACCTAGCTTATATGGCCAATCGAAAATCATTTATATCCTTAAATTATCAAGATTCATACCGATAGGTAGTACCTACGGAAAGGAGTTTTTAAGGTGTAAATTTAATGAATGACATTGTATCAATCAAACTAATTTCAAGCTTTGGTGTGTTATAGTTTGTGCTTTTTCTTTGTCATATATATACATTCTGGAATAAAttggggctaattacatattatctcctaTACTTAGATCCTATCAGTATCGCAATCtttgtattaaaaaaaaatattatgatccctATATTTCTGAAAGTAAAACAAATAACCTTATATATCCTAATGTCATCAGctacattgataaaaaaaaacataacacGTGACACCACGTGTTAGATCTGGAAATGATgggtaaaaaataattttaatatctcttcCATTTTCAACACATgggatgttaaaattatctttttactagTAAAATAACTGAAAATATAAGAGAtattaaaactatctttttacccaTCACTTAGTGTCACGTGCTATGTTTTTCGTTAATACAGTTGATGACATTATAGCaaactatattatttatttcatttttagaattatagagatcctaatgtaaattttttaaatacaaGGATCGCGATGCTAATATGATCTAAGTATAAAGAACAATCTATAATTAGCTCAACGATCGGATGTtatcaatttattttaaattttcacTAGCAAATTTAATTTcattcatgatttatttttatattacttTTCAGACCCTTTTAAAACATCCTAAGCTCCTTGGTTatcttataagtataaaaatcatgGTTTATACTACTGTTATGTGTAATTTTTTAatgtcaaaaataaatattaaataataatagatcaaataTATGATGTGTACCTTTCGATGCTATTCAGAAGTCTTTATCTGATCTGTAAGTACATCGTCATCAGTTTCGAAAACTATAGCAATATTGATTTGCAAGAAGAACTAGAATCGTCATCTCCTCTCTTTTTATCATTCACAGGACTACTATGAGTAATGGTTAGAGTGATGATTAGGGACGTCATCTCCTCTCTTTTTATCAACCTCTCAATAAATAATTGTTTCATTTCTAGAAGGTCTATCATTTTATAAATAAGTGTCCGTCGTCATCTCCTAAGGAATActatcataattaaatttttttattaaccaATAACCacaatcaaaattcaatcatatctataataaatTTTACGATAGAATCATATACTCTAAACATCTATGATATGATCATATAATTAATAATCACATCAAAGCGTTAATTTATTATAGAGAGCAAAAGCTTTGGCTTGGCTTTGATCCTGTTCATTTGTGGTGAAGTCTAAGTTCTTTTGTCCTAAATGTTTAATTTGTGGTGAAGTCTAAGTTCTTTTGTCCTAAAGGACATCAAATAACACAATGCACGAGATGGTTATGCTCATATGCAACAGAACACCCTAATCACTTATAATCCATACCAACGCCACGGTGAAAACTAAAAGGTCATACCAAGAGATTTGAATCCCTTCTTTTGatattgaatcttgaatggggGTGGAGTAGGCATGGGATATTGTTCTTATGGCATGATTGGATATAATGGGATTCCATGGCACATAGTTGACTTCTGATTGCAGGTGTTTGGATAGAGATCTTTTGATTGTGCTATTTCTTTCAGAACTAGCAACAATTTTATCTTCTCCCTCGGAATCAACCTCGTCCCATTCATTATCAACGATTTCATTACACTGAGATTTGAAGATGCATAGTTGTAAGTTGGATACATGAATTCTTGGACAAAAAACTCTGCATCTATGCACGACTCATATATGAGAATTAATGGAGTTTGCTAATTCTTCATGAATCGTTGCACGTAGTCTGCCAATGTGTAGAAAGAAAGCTGTAATCATGCATGGAATCATTAGGTGAGGAGCTTTTTGGTGAGACAGACTCGCAGCCTTCCCTCGATGTATAGTGACGATGCTTTCAGCATGGTGAATGGCATCCGAGAGCAGAAGACAGGAAGGGAGAACAAAAAGCATATACTTGAAGTGAGTCATGAATGCAAACATCCAATTCCTTGTGTTCCTGATGTAAACAAGCAATCCACAGCTCTttcctttctcccttctcttctattCATACGGTGCGCATCACATgcttctttccttcttcctctatTGATGTTTAACCTGCAAGACAACCTTTTGAAGCCCACACAAAATGAGGCTTCATATAGCCACAGTAAAAGGATAAGGAACCAATGCATCATGTGATCCTTCCTGCATGTGTGCCTCCATCGGGAATTGAAATGGGTATGCAAACACATTCTCTTGTTAGAGTACACTCGGAAGGGTTTTCTCTCTCACTTTTTGTTCTACCATgagcctcctcctccgccgatgTTGCCATTCCAGAACCTGGGAGGATACCCGGCGGCTTTCCCCCTATCTGCAACATTGTTTGAATCGACTACTGGCTTTAAGTCCTCGAAAGGTAACAGCAGCTTACCATCATCACTCTGCTGCACACCCCGCAAGCGCTCATACCCGCCACTACTGCCTCCACTGATTCCATAAGGAAAACTAAGGGTAGGTGGCCTGAATTCTTTGAGTCCAAATCCAGTCGAGTAATCCGATAATGGCATCGGCATCGGCATGAACGGCCCGATGCCTCTTGCATTGGGCACCAACAGTAACTCGATGGCAGAGAGGGCACCGACAGCGGCACGACCACTGCTGCTTTCTAAGGCGGGGAAGTCACTGTGCTCGGGGAGGCCATGTTGGCGGAACGCCAGGTTGCGGTCGTGTCCCTCGTGGAACTTTGGAGCTTCGGAGCTGGTGGAGAGCGAGATGGATGGAGGGACGCGGTCAGCATGCAACTTCTTGGAAGTCGAGACAGTAGCTAACGCGGCTGTCGTCGAGGCAGAGGAGGAAGagttggcggcggcggcagtggtGAAGAGAGAGGATCTCTTGTTCTTTCTGGAGACGCCGCCCACAGGGACATTCCTCAGAGACCCACCGTCGGTCCAATACCTCCGGCAAGTCCTGCAGTAGTAGCGGGGCTGGGCGaggctgtagttgttgtagtagcagaacttggtgttggtggagTTGCACCGGGGGCAGCCGAGGGCCTGCTCCTTGTGTGGCCTTGGCCTCCTCTCCGCCGCCTGCGGCCTGGTAGTGGTGCAGGTGTCGCCTTTGTCGGTGGAGAAAGCAAAGTCCTGCAGCAGGGGATCGACCAGCCCTTCGGCCTGGAGAGCGCCAACAAATCCAAATCCCCATATGGACAAACCAAATCAGAGACAGAGAGGGAGGGATCGGCGCTTAAGCAGTCACACACGCATCAGATCACACATAGCCATTGACGGATCTCTGAAGAAACCAAGTCAGAGGACAGAAGACTATAGATGGGAGAGAAAGCCAGGAAAAGATGAAAGGGAAATTACGTGCACACACTTTGGGCCATATCAAAGCAAAGCCTTGCTTTTCATGCCACTGCTTTATGGCATCCGATAAAGAGAAAGCAAGAAGACAGGGTAAAGGATGAACAAAGTGGTTCGCTGAGCAAAAGGGGTGGGGTTGACAGAATTAAAAGCTTAAGGCCGAAGGAAAggacgaaagagagagagagaaaagatgatGCAGCATTGGATAGAAGACATAAAATGGTCAACACAGAAGAATTCAGCAGATCCTCTCCACGAAAGATTGATATACAGAtctaaaagaaaaggaaggaagaacAGATCAAGCAAATTACCAAGGTTCATGGGCTAACATTACCTGAGGACGCCACCGGGGAGTATCCATGCAAAGCttcacagaagaagaagaggaggaggaagaagctaTTCTGAGGAGCGGAATGCCGGCAGCTGACCAGAATGGATTGTGATGTGGTGGCTGCCTCTCATATCTTGTGAGAGAGGTGGTGGTGGATGATTCTATACCGCAATATTAAACTATTTGTCCTATTTCCACTTTAAATGCTTAAAATTCCTGTTTGTGTAATCATATGTTTGTCCATTGCTGTTTCTACGCTCATAGTGTGTCAGTTTCGAATCCTCCAGCTTTCGATATGTGGATCTGAAATATCATCTTAAACATCAGAGAACCACTCAGATCAATATTTAAGGTTCTCCAATTAATTATTAGAAAATTATTCTCAACACCACCTTATCTTTCTTTTTACGTAAACCAAAGGAATAGCCCAATTCAAAtatcgtcctctctctctctctctctctctctctctctctctctctacttcagGGTTACAGATGCTTTAAGTTCAATTGGATACTGCAGACCTAACCCCAGGCCAACTTAAATCGGATTCATATACGATTGAATCGGGTTTGGGATTAGACTTGAGAAGTGTTTCGAGACACCCCTTTAAGTCAAATCGAGTATGAACACGAGACCTAAATCCATCCCCCCTGTCCGGTTCTCCTCATCCCCTCCCTTTCAGGTTGTCCAAATGCCTCTTTCAATCAAAATATAAGGAGGAAAAAATGTCATAGATTGTAGGTGGTATATATCATTGTGTCCTTGAGCTTGACTTCTTTTTAGGTTGCGAGATTAACCTCCTCTACCCGAGGTTATATGTGTCTGATGTCAATTGTTTTGGCGTCTCTGCTTGTCCACTGCACCATTGCTTGAAAGCTTAACATGTTTTAGCGACATGTTCTATTGTTCTTTAAAACCCTTGCTCACCTTGATTGACATGTTCTTTTCCACTATATTCATGTTAGGTTAAGGTCATGGTCATGACATCTGCTTAACTCTACAAAATCATCTATTAAGGTCATGGTGTTTATCGCTAATGAATTCTAGCTTAAacataagaatacaaaatctattGGTTTATATTCTTACTATCTCTAGCCTTCTAATTTATGTTATCTAATTAGAAACtattacaaacaaaaaaaaaaagggagatttcACACAGATACTATTATTGTTTTGATGCCATTGACCGTGGAGTCAACATGGCCTAATTCGATCCTGAAGGCACAAGTTCATCCAAAAGACTCACGGAAGTCATGTGAGGATGATCCGAGCAGTTAGTTCAACCGGCATGTGAGATCCCGAGGTACTGTTTATTTGTGGAGGCTAATTTAAGGTTATCCCGAGAAGTTGTCTTCTTGCCGAGGAGGATTCGGTGTCGCCTCGAGGTTTGTCTTAGCTTCGTCGAGATCCCTACACAAATTGTTAGTATCGGGATATGTCTCGATTCGATCcctccgatgattaagttagtagaGGAATGAGAAAAAATTTAATAAAGTTTAGAAGAGTTTAATTTGATttgagggttagcttttatatttAGGTGGACGGTGA includes:
- the LOC103984871 gene encoding dof zinc finger protein 2 — its product is MDTPRWRPQAEGLVDPLLQDFAFSTDKGDTCTTTRPQAAERRPRPHKEQALGCPRCNSTNTKFCYYNNYSLAQPRYYCRTCRRYWTDGGSLRNVPVGGVSRKNKRSSLFTTAAAANSSSSASTTAALATVSTSKKLHADRVPPSISLSTSSEAPKFHEGHDRNLAFRQHGLPEHSDFPALESSSGRAAVGALSAIELLLVPNARGIGPFMPMPMPLSDYSTGFGLKEFRPPTLSFPYGISGGSSGGYERLRGVQQSDDGKLLLPFEDLKPVVDSNNVADRGKAAGYPPRFWNGNIGGGGGSW